A DNA window from Hydrogenobacter sp. contains the following coding sequences:
- a CDS encoding DegT/DnrJ/EryC1/StrS family aminotransferase has product MIRIIEPKFSEEEKSALISILESRQITRGEWTRKFEEDFARYLSVKYAFSVCSGTVALFIALKAMGIEGKRVVIPAMSFMATVDAVLLAGGIPVVVDVDDYYTMDISQLEDAIKRYKPVAVIPVHLYGQTANMQDIMYLSEKHGLIVLEDAAQAHGASFKGKKAGAWGQLSAFSFYASKNVPMGEGGIIATNDEKLAKEVKKWIDFGDHPAFNVRITEFQAAIGHIQLKHLEERNERRRKIAQKYTQHFNTSLITPAERDGAHHVYHLYTLRHHERDRIIKHLKERGIDARVYYTYLLNEIRNVESLPLEKASLFKNEVFSIPVHPYLTDEEVSYIIQSVLSAVETVAERI; this is encoded by the coding sequence ATGATCAGGATAATTGAGCCTAAGTTTTCAGAAGAGGAGAAAAGCGCACTTATCAGTATACTTGAGAGCAGGCAGATAACGAGAGGTGAATGGACAAGAAAGTTTGAAGAAGATTTTGCACGATACCTAAGCGTTAAATATGCTTTCAGCGTATGTTCAGGCACGGTTGCCCTCTTTATAGCTTTAAAGGCTATGGGGATTGAAGGTAAAAGGGTTGTTATACCCGCCATGAGCTTTATGGCAACGGTGGATGCTGTACTTCTGGCTGGTGGTATTCCGGTTGTCGTGGACGTGGATGATTATTATACTATGGACATTTCTCAACTTGAGGATGCGATAAAGAGATATAAACCTGTTGCAGTCATTCCAGTGCATCTTTACGGGCAAACAGCCAATATGCAGGATATTATGTATCTTTCTGAAAAGCATGGTCTTATCGTTCTTGAAGATGCCGCACAGGCTCACGGAGCAAGTTTTAAAGGTAAAAAGGCGGGAGCGTGGGGACAGCTTTCGGCTTTTAGCTTTTATGCATCAAAAAACGTCCCTATGGGGGAGGGTGGAATTATAGCTACGAATGATGAAAAACTGGCAAAGGAGGTAAAAAAGTGGATAGATTTTGGAGATCATCCCGCCTTCAATGTAAGGATAACCGAGTTTCAGGCGGCAATAGGACACATACAACTCAAGCACCTTGAGGAGAGAAACGAAAGAAGAAGGAAGATAGCTCAAAAATACACACAGCACTTTAACACCTCTTTAATCACGCCTGCGGAGAGAGATGGTGCTCATCATGTGTATCACCTTTATACCCTCAGACATCACGAAAGAGACAGAATAATAAAGCATCTTAAAGAAAGGGGTATAGATGCGAGAGTTTATTATACTTACCTACTTAATGAGATACGAAATGTGGAAAGTCTCCCACTTGAGAAGGCTTCCTTGTTCAAAAATGAAGTTTTTTCTATACCCGTACATCCTTACTTGACGGATGAGGAAGTAAGTTACATAATACAGAGCGTGCTATCAGCAGTTGAAACCGTTGCTGAAAGGATTTGA